A window from Leptospira wolffii serovar Khorat str. Khorat-H2 encodes these proteins:
- a CDS encoding heterodisulfide reductase-related iron-sulfur binding cluster: MAISKIAFHLIFTVLFAVANFVFVRAVLYRLKLVFNARKAQGTEDFREHPNWGFRIKSFVVNVILQKKNFKEPLRGIMHAFIFYGFVTYLLHTTSQFISGVFGYGMEDPYKFTLVGAVLGETANYVYEYALQFVSILVLVGLSFFAWRRWIQKAKGLDVHSPASAIVIGMISLLMLSTLLGEGAKAVGAAYADPYHGAAPIADAIGWVWQSIGVEYSSADLVVQIMWWLHILSVFAFMLYVPTSKHAHLIFAPFNYFLQSDTPKGALSKLNLEDETAVWGVTRAEDFPWPNLLDGLSCIECGRCQVQCPANRTGKVLNPKAIIVDLKHALMDKMPEVVKTREANPEGAADAVAALDTAVIGKYEGLSEEALWGCTTCYACVEACPVGNNQVNAIMEMRRHLVLVESSFPAELQGAFVNMENNSNPWGVAAHSRADWAEGLGVKTLAEDSNVDVLYWVGCAGAYDDRNKRIAQSFVKILQKADVKFGILGTEEGCSGDSARRGGNEYLYQTLAQANVDTMNGYNVKKIVTACPHCYNTIKNEYPQFGGNFEVIHHSEFINDLAKEGKIEVGVAEDANAGKFTYHDSCYIGRYNDNYENPRDLVKKVSGGKLSEPSDHHSKGLCCGAGGAQMWMEEHGERVNVKRSNQLLETGATTIATACPFCITMITDGVKQEGKIEEVKVKDIAELVAENLK, translated from the coding sequence ATGGCCATTTCCAAAATCGCCTTCCATTTGATCTTTACGGTACTATTCGCAGTCGCGAATTTCGTATTCGTTCGCGCGGTATTATATCGCCTTAAACTGGTTTTCAACGCTCGTAAAGCTCAAGGAACGGAAGACTTCCGGGAACATCCGAACTGGGGCTTCCGAATCAAGAGCTTTGTTGTAAACGTAATTCTTCAAAAGAAAAACTTTAAAGAACCGTTACGTGGAATCATGCACGCATTCATCTTCTACGGATTCGTGACTTACCTTCTGCATACCACGAGCCAGTTCATCTCCGGAGTTTTCGGATACGGGATGGAAGACCCTTATAAGTTTACCCTGGTCGGAGCCGTTCTGGGAGAAACCGCTAACTATGTTTACGAGTATGCTCTCCAGTTCGTTTCCATTCTCGTTCTAGTAGGTCTCTCCTTCTTCGCATGGAGACGTTGGATCCAAAAAGCGAAAGGCTTGGACGTTCATTCTCCGGCTTCCGCTATCGTAATCGGAATGATTTCCCTGCTGATGCTCTCCACCCTATTGGGAGAAGGTGCCAAAGCCGTAGGAGCTGCTTACGCCGATCCTTATCACGGAGCCGCACCTATTGCCGATGCGATCGGTTGGGTATGGCAATCCATTGGAGTGGAATATTCTTCCGCAGACTTAGTAGTCCAGATCATGTGGTGGCTGCATATTCTTTCCGTATTTGCATTCATGCTATACGTGCCTACTTCCAAGCACGCGCACTTAATCTTCGCACCTTTCAACTATTTCCTACAATCCGATACTCCTAAAGGAGCGCTTTCTAAACTCAATCTGGAAGACGAGACAGCGGTTTGGGGGGTCACTCGTGCGGAAGATTTCCCTTGGCCGAACCTACTCGACGGACTTTCTTGTATCGAGTGCGGACGTTGCCAAGTGCAATGCCCTGCGAATCGGACCGGTAAGGTATTGAATCCAAAAGCGATCATAGTGGATCTCAAGCACGCTCTTATGGACAAGATGCCGGAAGTTGTGAAAACCCGTGAAGCCAATCCGGAAGGAGCAGCAGATGCGGTCGCAGCACTCGACACTGCAGTCATCGGGAAATACGAAGGACTATCCGAAGAAGCTCTTTGGGGTTGTACCACTTGCTACGCTTGTGTAGAAGCCTGCCCTGTAGGAAACAACCAAGTCAACGCGATCATGGAGATGCGTAGACACTTGGTTCTTGTAGAATCCAGTTTCCCTGCGGAACTACAAGGCGCGTTCGTAAACATGGAAAACAACTCCAATCCTTGGGGAGTCGCGGCGCACTCCAGAGCGGATTGGGCGGAAGGATTGGGAGTCAAGACTCTGGCCGAAGATTCCAATGTGGACGTTCTTTACTGGGTGGGATGTGCAGGAGCTTACGACGATCGTAACAAACGCATCGCTCAATCTTTCGTAAAGATCCTACAAAAAGCGGACGTGAAATTCGGAATCCTGGGAACCGAAGAAGGTTGCTCCGGAGACTCCGCAAGACGCGGCGGTAACGAGTATCTTTACCAGACATTAGCTCAAGCGAATGTGGATACGATGAACGGATACAATGTGAAAAAGATCGTAACCGCTTGCCCACACTGCTATAACACGATTAAAAACGAGTATCCTCAATTCGGAGGAAACTTCGAAGTGATCCACCACTCCGAGTTCATCAACGATCTCGCGAAAGAAGGCAAGATCGAAGTGGGAGTCGCAGAAGATGCGAACGCAGGCAAGTTCACTTATCACGATTCCTGCTACATAGGACGTTATAACGACAATTACGAGAATCCGAGAGACCTGGTTAAAAAGGTATCCGGAGGCAAATTGTCCGAGCCGTCTGACCACCACAGCAAAGGACTCTGCTGCGGAGCAGGTGGAGCTCAGATGTGGATGGAAGAGCATGGAGAGAGGGTCAACGTCAAGAGATCCAATCAGCTACTCGAGACCGGAGCGACCACGATCGCAACCGCTTGTCCTTTCTGTATCACTATGATCACTGACGGGGTAAAACAAGAAGGAAAGATCGAAGAAGTGAAGGTGAAAGATATCGCCGAGTTAGTTGCGGAAAACTTAAAGTAA
- a CDS encoding rhomboid family intramembrane serine protease: MAKRNPAAGPKLFGFSIVHPLNLILFTNILVWVLLMLEGGKGILTYYFGLNPSLVLEKGMYWQVFTYGFLHAVGEDLFSSLLHIGMNMFGLYTVGFWVCRYIGAAKFLAIYLLSQLGGGLFVLSFSYIGIQSGLVPAYSIWDSYHSSTIGASGAVFGVLAAFSILFPDAQFAFPPVRAKYAPWLLVAVGFSFDGYSLLQFHKSGANVQSFFGMMSNSGHLGGAVFGWIALLGIRKFWGEDKPPLFIQRKTHKRENPKEKDPTEDPFEAQIRKNRELLSRLHGLSGQEEKEKILLPMQSKDANLCPPHDYNPQDMFCLRCEWLQNCELRKLRGSISNT; encoded by the coding sequence ATGGCAAAGAGAAATCCGGCCGCAGGTCCGAAGCTTTTCGGATTCTCGATCGTTCACCCTCTCAATCTGATCCTTTTCACCAATATTCTAGTTTGGGTTCTACTCATGTTGGAAGGCGGCAAAGGGATACTCACATACTATTTCGGTCTGAACCCTAGTTTGGTTTTAGAGAAGGGAATGTACTGGCAGGTTTTCACGTACGGATTTTTGCATGCCGTGGGGGAGGATTTGTTTTCTTCCCTTTTGCATATCGGTATGAATATGTTCGGACTCTATACCGTCGGTTTTTGGGTCTGTCGCTATATCGGTGCGGCCAAGTTTTTGGCCATTTATCTTCTCTCCCAGTTGGGAGGGGGACTTTTCGTTCTCAGCTTTTCTTATATCGGAATACAGTCGGGTCTTGTACCTGCGTACTCCATTTGGGACAGTTACCATTCTTCTACGATTGGAGCCAGTGGGGCGGTATTCGGAGTTCTGGCAGCATTTAGCATCCTATTTCCGGACGCTCAGTTCGCTTTTCCTCCGGTGAGAGCGAAATACGCTCCTTGGCTTTTGGTGGCGGTAGGATTTTCCTTCGACGGATATTCGTTATTACAATTTCATAAGAGCGGAGCCAATGTCCAAAGCTTCTTCGGTATGATGAGCAATTCCGGCCATTTAGGCGGAGCCGTTTTCGGATGGATTGCTCTTTTAGGAATCCGTAAGTTTTGGGGAGAGGATAAGCCTCCTCTTTTCATACAGCGCAAAACGCACAAAAGGGAGAATCCGAAGGAGAAAGATCCGACCGAAGATCCTTTCGAGGCCCAGATCCGTAAAAACCGCGAGTTACTGAGCAGGCTGCACGGCCTCTCCGGGCAGGAAGAGAAGGAAAAGATACTTTTACCTATGCAGTCAAAAGACGCAAATCTATGTCCTCCTCACGATTACAATCCCCAGGATATGTTTTGTTTGCGATGCGAATGGTTGCAGAACTGCGAGCTTCGGAAATTACGGGGTAGTATTTCGAACACCTAA
- the mqnC gene encoding cyclic dehypoxanthinyl futalosine synthase encodes MSQIFQRQSTDSILEKALDGERISPQEALELYEHGDHLKIMATARALREKILPHTHASYTMFRVVNYTNYCNVECNFCSFMDEIGNGKGYVLSKEEILEKMDYAVSEGADQMFLQGGVYPDLPFDYYLDVISSVKSKYPDMHIRAFSPVEIISLEKITGKPLSEVLQILKSVGLDSVPGAGAEILTDRMRNIISPKKATTEEWVRAMETCHEAGLLGSANIVFGSEETKEEVIEHLTVVRNLQDRTGGFLSFIPWTFQPQTKRFKVRAVPTTEYLKVLGICRIFLDNIKHIETSVMVLGKGVGQLALFSGADDISSVVIEENVLRSFGLKTEKEAVKFLKEGGFIPKRRDLLYNYEKYEGRELSAV; translated from the coding sequence ATGAGCCAGATATTCCAAAGACAATCCACCGATTCCATATTAGAAAAGGCCTTGGACGGAGAAAGAATCTCTCCCCAAGAAGCCTTGGAATTGTACGAGCATGGGGACCATCTCAAGATCATGGCGACAGCAAGGGCCCTGAGGGAAAAAATTCTCCCTCATACTCATGCAAGCTACACCATGTTTCGGGTCGTGAACTACACGAATTATTGCAATGTAGAATGTAACTTCTGCTCCTTCATGGATGAGATCGGAAACGGTAAGGGTTACGTACTCTCCAAGGAAGAAATCTTGGAGAAGATGGATTATGCGGTCTCCGAAGGCGCGGACCAGATGTTCCTACAAGGTGGGGTCTATCCGGATCTTCCTTTCGACTATTATCTGGATGTGATCTCTTCGGTAAAAAGTAAGTATCCAGATATGCATATACGTGCCTTCTCTCCTGTGGAAATCATCAGCTTGGAAAAGATCACGGGCAAACCTTTGTCGGAGGTACTACAAATTCTTAAGTCCGTAGGGTTGGATTCGGTTCCGGGAGCGGGCGCGGAGATTCTTACGGACAGAATGCGCAATATCATCTCTCCTAAAAAAGCAACCACGGAAGAATGGGTGAGAGCCATGGAGACCTGCCACGAAGCGGGGCTTTTGGGTAGCGCCAATATCGTTTTCGGATCGGAAGAAACCAAGGAAGAGGTGATCGAACACTTGACCGTAGTTCGCAATTTACAGGACAGAACAGGCGGGTTTCTTTCCTTTATCCCTTGGACCTTCCAACCTCAGACCAAGAGATTCAAGGTGAGAGCGGTTCCTACTACGGAATATTTGAAAGTATTAGGAATTTGTAGGATCTTCCTGGACAATATCAAACATATTGAAACCTCCGTCATGGTCCTCGGAAAAGGGGTGGGGCAACTCGCATTGTTTAGCGGTGCGGACGATATCTCTTCCGTTGTGATCGAGGAGAATGTGCTTCGTTCCTTCGGGCTCAAAACCGAGAAAGAAGCCGTCAAATTCCTGAAGGAAGGGGGATTCATTCCCAAGAGAAGGGATTTGCTTTATAATTACGAAAAATACGAAGGCAGGGAACTGTCGGCGGTCTAA
- the mtnA gene encoding S-methyl-5-thioribose-1-phosphate isomerase: MKKENLRPMFWEGKTLRLLDQRQIPGKKEWFLAKGAEDAIFAIREMVVRGAPAIAITGLFGAVLEHKSRADKPSYSEIRSVHQRIIESRPTAVNLRKAFEEFSEKFPESKYESLSYANFLQEAEEFAVSVYEEDIRNNTALAENGLSLFPDASKKIQIITHCNTGALATAGHGTALGVIRSLKNAGRDLTVFADETRPYLQGARLTAWELMEEGIDSYLITDSMAGWLMATKKIDAVVVGVDRVAANGDSANKIGTYPLAIVAKYHGVPFYIAATEKSFDFRIPSGAHIPIEMRTPDEVTRLNFLKKEDGSPILGEGVIAPVGVQALNPSFDVTPAELITAFITEKGIVPPDKIREKFTSGV; encoded by the coding sequence ATGAAAAAAGAAAATTTGCGACCCATGTTTTGGGAAGGAAAAACTCTGCGTTTGCTCGACCAGAGACAAATTCCCGGCAAAAAAGAATGGTTCCTAGCGAAAGGAGCCGAGGACGCAATTTTCGCCATCCGAGAAATGGTGGTAAGAGGAGCGCCTGCAATCGCGATCACCGGATTATTCGGGGCCGTTTTAGAGCATAAAAGCAGAGCCGATAAGCCCAGCTATTCCGAAATACGATCCGTTCATCAAAGAATCATAGAATCCCGTCCTACCGCCGTAAATCTCAGAAAGGCCTTCGAAGAATTTTCCGAAAAATTCCCCGAGTCAAAATATGAGTCCCTCTCTTATGCAAACTTCCTACAGGAAGCGGAAGAATTCGCAGTCTCCGTTTACGAAGAAGACATACGCAATAATACCGCGCTCGCGGAGAACGGACTCTCCCTCTTCCCGGACGCATCCAAAAAAATACAAATCATCACCCATTGCAATACGGGAGCCTTGGCCACGGCCGGACACGGAACCGCACTAGGAGTCATCCGCTCCCTAAAAAATGCGGGAAGAGATCTAACCGTATTTGCGGACGAGACCCGACCCTATTTGCAAGGTGCGAGACTTACCGCTTGGGAACTCATGGAAGAAGGAATAGATAGTTATCTAATCACGGATAGCATGGCTGGTTGGCTTATGGCCACGAAAAAGATCGATGCGGTCGTCGTGGGAGTGGACAGAGTCGCAGCTAACGGAGATTCGGCGAATAAGATAGGAACCTATCCTTTGGCGATAGTCGCAAAATACCACGGAGTCCCATTCTATATTGCAGCGACTGAGAAAAGCTTCGATTTTAGGATTCCAAGCGGAGCCCATATTCCGATTGAAATGAGAACTCCTGACGAGGTTACAAGACTGAACTTTTTGAAAAAGGAGGACGGAAGTCCTATCTTAGGAGAAGGTGTGATCGCTCCCGTAGGAGTACAGGCCTTGAATCCTTCCTTCGACGTTACTCCCGCCGAACTGATCACGGCATTTATCACGGAAAAAGGAATCGTTCCTCCGGACAAGATCCGGGAGAAATTCACTTCTGGGGTTTGA
- a CDS encoding HpcH/HpaI aldolase/citrate lyase family protein, whose amino-acid sequence MSKLPHPKDALFEGEKPFPIIPACEHFAGSEKLITKALEHQNKLGGLFDITMDCEDGAQTGKEKEHAEMIVRIQNSELNKHNMSGVRIHDYTNAYWKQDVDIIVPGAGNKIAYITIPKPTKASQVEEMITYIQGVAKKAGITREIPIHVLIETHGALAEVEKIAALPWMQVVDFGLMDFISGHHGAIPASCMKSPGQFDHELLRRAKATVVAAALAHGVIPAHNVTLDLKNQYQTYKDAKRAHDEFGFLRMWSIYPTQIQAILDAMAPDYSEVQTSAAILIKAQDAEWGPIQHDGDLHDRATYRYFWEVLQKAKLTGIAISEEATKRFF is encoded by the coding sequence ATGTCCAAACTTCCCCATCCTAAGGATGCCTTATTCGAAGGAGAGAAACCCTTCCCCATTATTCCCGCCTGCGAGCACTTCGCCGGATCCGAAAAACTGATCACCAAAGCCCTGGAACACCAAAATAAACTGGGCGGACTCTTCGACATCACTATGGACTGCGAAGACGGTGCCCAAACCGGTAAGGAAAAAGAACACGCGGAGATGATCGTCCGTATCCAGAATTCCGAGCTGAACAAGCACAATATGAGCGGAGTTAGGATCCACGACTATACCAACGCATATTGGAAACAAGACGTAGATATTATCGTTCCGGGTGCGGGAAACAAGATCGCATACATCACGATTCCTAAACCTACCAAAGCTTCCCAAGTGGAAGAAATGATCACCTATATCCAAGGTGTGGCTAAAAAAGCCGGAATCACTCGCGAAATCCCAATCCACGTCCTCATCGAAACTCACGGAGCACTGGCAGAAGTCGAAAAAATCGCCGCTCTTCCTTGGATGCAAGTCGTGGACTTCGGTCTCATGGACTTCATCTCCGGACACCACGGAGCGATTCCCGCTTCTTGCATGAAAAGCCCGGGACAATTCGACCACGAATTATTGAGAAGAGCTAAAGCGACCGTAGTTGCGGCAGCTCTCGCTCACGGAGTCATCCCGGCTCATAACGTCACCCTGGACCTCAAAAACCAATACCAAACCTACAAAGACGCAAAACGCGCTCACGACGAGTTCGGATTCCTTCGTATGTGGTCCATCTACCCCACTCAAATCCAAGCGATCCTGGACGCAATGGCTCCGGATTACAGCGAAGTCCAAACTTCCGCTGCGATTCTGATCAAAGCGCAAGACGCAGAATGGGGTCCTATCCAGCACGACGGAGATCTGCACGACAGAGCAACCTACCGTTATTTCTGGGAAGTTCTTCAAAAAGCAAAGCTTACCGGAATCGCAATTTCGGAAGAAGCTACCAAAAGATTCTTCTAA
- a CDS encoding DUF4180 domain-containing protein: MKFEIVQTEKGELARCELEGKIESASDFLDLLFSSPTDTIVLHKEDLPENFYDLKTKFAGEILQKIVNYGRRMVVLGDFENSDSKSWKDFVYESNKQGKFVFTSSIEEGISLLK; encoded by the coding sequence ATGAAATTTGAAATCGTGCAAACGGAAAAAGGCGAACTTGCGCGATGCGAACTCGAAGGTAAAATCGAGTCTGCCTCCGACTTTTTGGATCTTCTTTTTAGTTCTCCTACGGATACCATCGTTCTTCATAAAGAGGATCTTCCGGAGAATTTCTACGATCTTAAAACAAAATTTGCGGGAGAAATTCTCCAGAAAATTGTCAATTACGGAAGAAGAATGGTCGTCTTGGGTGATTTCGAAAATTCGGATAGCAAGTCCTGGAAGGATTTCGTATACGAATCGAACAAGCAAGGCAAGTTCGTATTTACCTCTTCGATCGAAGAGGGAATTTCTCTTTTGAAGTAG
- a CDS encoding ornithine carbamoyltransferase: MNSPQIKHLISWNDWADAEILDLLQFAVHVKNHRANYLGHMTGRTLAMLFQKTSTRTRVSFEVAMTEMGGHAIYLDWMSSNFQLSDIDLEAEYLSRNVSVIMARMRKNEDLLQLKSGSQVPVINGCDNMFHPCQSLADVLTIAQDNPKKPLHEVKLTYIGVHNNVVNALIGITSALGMELTLLTPIAEKENIDSEAVERAKKKGTLKWATDLIPAVKNADYIYTDTWVDMEFFNDPAFADKKKARLELMMPFQINEALLKETKAKVMHDMPIHSGYEITREVVRSPRSIIFQQAENRLDAQKAVILQLLEA; the protein is encoded by the coding sequence ATGAATAGTCCCCAAATCAAACATCTTATCTCTTGGAACGATTGGGCCGACGCGGAAATATTGGACCTCCTGCAATTTGCGGTCCACGTGAAAAACCACCGCGCCAATTATCTGGGACATATGACCGGACGTACCCTGGCCATGCTTTTCCAAAAAACCAGTACGAGAACCAGGGTTTCCTTTGAAGTCGCCATGACCGAAATGGGGGGCCATGCCATTTATCTGGACTGGATGTCCTCCAATTTCCAACTCTCCGACATCGATCTAGAGGCGGAATATCTTTCCAGAAACGTATCCGTCATCATGGCTCGGATGAGAAAGAACGAGGACCTTCTTCAATTGAAATCCGGCTCCCAGGTCCCCGTAATCAACGGTTGTGATAATATGTTCCATCCCTGTCAATCTCTGGCGGATGTTCTTACCATCGCCCAAGACAATCCGAAAAAACCCTTACATGAGGTAAAGCTTACCTATATCGGAGTTCACAATAACGTTGTGAACGCACTCATAGGGATCACCTCCGCTCTGGGTATGGAGCTTACCCTCCTCACTCCTATCGCGGAGAAGGAAAATATAGACTCGGAGGCGGTAGAAAGAGCCAAGAAGAAGGGAACCCTAAAATGGGCGACGGATCTTATCCCTGCGGTCAAGAATGCGGACTATATCTATACCGATACTTGGGTGGATATGGAATTCTTCAATGATCCCGCCTTCGCCGACAAGAAGAAGGCTCGTCTGGAACTCATGATGCCTTTCCAAATCAACGAGGCTCTCTTGAAGGAGACAAAGGCAAAAGTGATGCACGATATGCCCATTCATTCCGGTTACGAGATCACGAGAGAAGTGGTGAGAAGTCCCCGTTCCATTATCTTCCAACAGGCTGAGAATCGCCTAGACGCGCAGAAAGCGGTGATCTTACAGCTCTTAGAGGCCTAG
- a CDS encoding LIC11177 family protein: MADKKKTVLPDILKREKLQKVALKEKENAARIVGSDKGDGSDSKKDDGPGSKIYKAMDESMSDLRYYFLEGEYRDKVGELFNKNEAQFDRLGITPRRFLDFARESFDRFKQLQKKMPLEPMNKKGWDYLERSLLELIGKLNDKFNK, from the coding sequence TTGGCGGATAAAAAGAAAACGGTTCTTCCCGACATTCTAAAGAGGGAAAAATTGCAGAAAGTCGCACTCAAAGAAAAGGAGAACGCAGCTCGTATCGTGGGTTCGGATAAAGGCGATGGATCCGATTCCAAGAAGGACGACGGGCCGGGATCAAAGATCTATAAGGCCATGGACGAGTCCATGTCCGATTTACGTTATTATTTCTTAGAAGGCGAATACAGAGACAAGGTCGGCGAGCTCTTCAATAAGAACGAGGCTCAATTCGATCGTTTGGGAATCACTCCCAGAAGGTTTCTGGATTTCGCGCGAGAGTCCTTTGACAGGTTCAAACAATTACAGAAGAAAATGCCTTTGGAACCCATGAATAAAAAGGGCTGGGATTATCTGGAGCGCAGTCTACTCGAATTGATCGGAAAGTTGAACGATAAGTTCAATAAGTAG
- a CDS encoding LIC11299 family lipoprotein → MRKSKTTKILFFTGAAFCILLLANCFGSHKERVHMDTGVNVKVLGPHKYQFIGLGKASVSSVEDNDVFKMKKTSCEAAKLQITQKLDELEADQKHRLFFLEQKEQKYFGDGEYCELTYIYELPPAKKGKDPA, encoded by the coding sequence ATGAGGAAATCCAAAACCACTAAAATTCTTTTCTTTACGGGAGCGGCGTTTTGCATTCTTCTCCTGGCAAATTGTTTCGGTAGTCATAAAGAACGCGTGCATATGGATACCGGAGTGAACGTTAAGGTTCTCGGCCCTCATAAATACCAATTCATAGGACTCGGAAAAGCTTCCGTCTCATCCGTCGAAGACAACGACGTCTTCAAGATGAAAAAGACTTCCTGCGAGGCCGCAAAATTACAGATCACCCAAAAGCTGGACGAGTTGGAAGCGGACCAAAAGCATAGACTCTTTTTTCTGGAACAGAAAGAGCAGAAGTATTTCGGAGACGGAGAATACTGCGAACTTACTTATATATACGAACTTCCCCCTGCCAAGAAGGGGAAGGATCCTGCCTAG
- a CDS encoding peptide chain release factor 3, with the protein MSETALGPKSIEEETKRRRTFAIIAHPDAGKTTLTEKLLLYGGAIQLAGAVKARKNRKAATSDWMEMEKEKGISITSAALQFEYRNHVLNLLDTPGHEDFSEDTYRTLIAADTAVMVLDAGKGVEPQTIKLFKVCRDRGIPIVTFVNKMDRPTKQLFELLDEIEKVLGITAIPMVWPIGTGVDFSGVYNRLDKKIYTYDKTPGGSQKSAFQSSGVDDSSLDSMFEDWVLKQFREEVELVEDGIGSFTLDAFLESKITPVFFGSAVNNFGIQLFLDHFLEIAPPPLYFPLRDGERLDPITTPFSGFVFKVQANMNKAHRDRIAFLRVCSGKFERGLNVNHGRLGKQVKLSSSFAFFGQDRNTVDEAYPGDIIGLVNPGTYSIGDVLASGKVPDLKPLPVFAPEIFATLSCVETGALKSFRKGIEQLAEEGILHLFTSQVIGGGLPVIGAMGQLQFEVFRRRLQDEYGAPSNINILPYQVSCWLPEEDIPKVPPGSNLVTDSLGRAALLFDSEWEKGYFQKKNPEIRLLDYPTQDVSELNQQEY; encoded by the coding sequence GTGTCCGAAACAGCCCTAGGCCCAAAGTCCATCGAAGAAGAAACGAAACGTAGGAGGACCTTCGCCATTATCGCTCACCCGGACGCGGGAAAGACGACCCTCACCGAAAAATTGCTGCTCTACGGAGGCGCGATCCAATTGGCCGGAGCAGTTAAGGCCCGTAAGAATAGGAAGGCCGCCACCTCCGACTGGATGGAGATGGAAAAGGAAAAGGGGATTTCCATTACTTCCGCGGCTCTCCAATTCGAATATCGCAATCATGTATTAAATCTTTTGGATACTCCCGGCCACGAAGACTTCTCCGAGGATACGTATCGTACCCTTATCGCGGCGGACACAGCGGTGATGGTACTCGACGCGGGTAAAGGGGTGGAGCCTCAGACTATCAAACTCTTCAAGGTATGTAGGGACCGAGGAATTCCCATCGTTACATTCGTGAACAAGATGGACCGTCCCACCAAACAGCTTTTCGAGTTGTTGGACGAAATAGAGAAGGTTTTGGGAATCACCGCTATTCCTATGGTGTGGCCGATCGGAACCGGAGTGGATTTCAGCGGAGTATACAATCGTCTGGACAAGAAGATTTATACTTACGATAAGACTCCGGGAGGGTCCCAAAAATCCGCCTTCCAAAGTTCGGGAGTCGACGATTCCAGTTTGGACTCCATGTTCGAAGATTGGGTACTCAAGCAATTTCGGGAAGAAGTGGAGCTTGTGGAAGACGGGATCGGAAGTTTTACCTTAGACGCTTTCTTGGAGTCTAAAATTACTCCCGTGTTCTTCGGATCCGCTGTCAATAATTTCGGAATCCAGCTCTTCCTGGATCATTTCTTGGAGATCGCACCTCCTCCTTTGTATTTCCCTTTGAGAGATGGGGAGAGATTGGATCCGATCACTACTCCTTTCAGCGGGTTCGTATTCAAAGTGCAGGCAAACATGAATAAGGCTCATAGGGACCGTATCGCATTTCTAAGAGTATGCTCCGGAAAATTCGAGAGAGGACTGAACGTTAACCACGGAAGGTTAGGGAAGCAAGTGAAGCTTTCCTCTTCTTTTGCATTCTTCGGTCAGGATAGGAACACGGTGGATGAGGCATATCCGGGAGATATCATCGGGCTTGTGAATCCCGGCACGTATTCCATCGGAGACGTGCTTGCGAGCGGTAAGGTTCCGGATCTTAAGCCTCTGCCGGTATTCGCTCCGGAGATTTTTGCGACCCTCTCCTGTGTGGAGACGGGAGCGCTCAAGAGTTTTAGAAAAGGAATCGAACAACTCGCAGAAGAAGGAATTTTGCATCTATTCACTTCCCAGGTTATCGGAGGTGGACTTCCGGTGATCGGGGCCATGGGGCAATTGCAATTCGAAGTTTTCAGAAGAAGACTCCAAGACGAATATGGCGCTCCTTCGAATATCAATATCCTTCCTTACCAAGTCTCTTGCTGGTTACCGGAAGAGGATATTCCTAAGGTTCCTCCGGGATCCAATTTAGTTACGGATAGCCTAGGTAGAGCGGCGCTTCTGTTCGATTCGGAATGGGAAAAGGGTTATTTCCAGAAGAAGAATCCGGAGATCCGTTTATTGGATTATCCTACCCAGGATGTTTCGGAATTGAATCAGCAGGAATATTAA